The DNA segment GGGGTTTTGTCGTTTCTAAGGGATTGAGGGAATGAAGGAATGATTTGAAACGGATGTGCAGAAAAAATAATTTCCTGCGCATCCGTTTTATTTTCCTGCGCAGGGAATTTATTTTTGTGCGCAGGGGATTTTTATCAGGAGCACTGCCGTCCGCACGCAGGCGAGAGGGATAGAAGCGGAGAGCTTCCCGGACTGTATTTCAGGACGGGAACTCGCAGCGGATAGCCCGACCCGCAGGGGCTCGCCCTGATTATTATGTTTAGGGTTTAGATATGCGTTTTGAAGGCTTTTAGTTCATGTCGGAGGGCAAGTGATTGTCCGCCTGTAAATTCGTCCAATTTCCGCCAAAAACGATCACTGTGGTTCATCTCAAGGGTGTGGGTTAATTCGTGTAACAGGACATAATCTATCAGGTGGGACGGGAGTAACATCAGATAGAAGGAGAGGTTGATAGAGCGATGCGTACTGCAGCTGCCCCATCTGCCACGACTTGAATTGATTTTTACATCATTGAAGTTGAGTTTGTGGCGCTCTGCCAACAAGCGTATCCGTTGCGGTAGGTATGCTTTAGCATCGGCTTTGAGAAACCGTTCGATGCCTTTAACCAATAAATTACGAACCTCTTCCCGTTCAAAATCTGTATTCATCGGGCAAGCGATGTGTAGTGTCTCCGCTTTTCGGGAAAAATAGAAATTTTCCCTCTCCATCCGGAAAATGCGAATAGAAAATGTGTGGGTTTTCAACGAACAGGATTCATCAAGAGTCGTTTTGGTATTTTTCTTAGTTACAAAATCCAGAAGTCTGGGCCTGAGTTGATTTAATACCTCTTCGAAATATTTTTGTGTGCAACCGGGTGGAATGGTGGCCAATAATCCTTCAGGAGTAAGTTTGAAAATCACCTTTTTGGCTCGTGAGTTTAAGCGGATAGTAATATTTCCAAGTTCACTGTCGGAATAAATTGACTTCATTGGCTAATTGCAGTTTTTGATTTGTACAAATGTAATATTTTGTTCCCATACTTATTTCATCCCATTACTCTTCATAACCTGAATGCTATCCCATTTATGTATATCCGTTCTATATTGACTTTGCTTGACATTTGCATCAAAATAGCCTGAAATAATATCTCAAACCTTGTAAAACGTGTGAAAAACGGACATTTGTGAAAGTTTCTGAGCATAAATTACTATTTTTGCGAATAGAACAAATGCCTATGAACTTCATTGACTGGATTATAATCATATTAGTGGGATTAGGTGTAGCAAAAGGTTTTCTGGAAGGATTGGTTCGACAGTTGGTATCATTGATGGGCCTTGTTTTCGGAACCTGGGTAGCGATTCATTATGCTGATGCAGCGGCTGTTTTTTTGCAAAAGGTGCATGAATTTCCGGAATTTGTCTGGAAGCCGCTTTCGTTTTTCCTTCCGTTTATTGTGACGCTCCTGGTGGGCAATCTGATTGCAACAATCATTCAACGCATATTGGCCGGAATCGGACTAGGTCCGCTGAATCAAATTGCGGGTGCTGTTTTTGGCGGTCTAAAATCAGCATTGTTGTTAAGTATTCTCTTTAATTTGTTGCAGTTGTTTGACCGCAATAACAGGTTAATAAAATCCTCCACAAAAGAAGAATCCTTTACTTATTATCCGGTCGTGAAGGTAGCGCCGACTATTTTCCCTTATTTGCAAAAGTATTTTAAATACGAGAAAGATAGTGAACAGGAGGCTTAAAACAAGCTTCCAGACTGAACAGATTCAATGAAAAGGAGTTATATGTAATCGGTTGTCCGGAAATAGGACAATATAGCTCCTGAAACATCATATATATCCCAAAATTAGCTCATTATGCAGGAAGAAAAAGAAGAAAAAAATATACTGGATGAGGTAACGACCGGCGACTATAAGTACGGGTTTGTTACTGACATTGATACCGAAATTATTCCGGTAGGGTTGAATGAAGACGTGGTACGTCTGATTTCGGCCAAGAAAAACGAACCGGAATGGCTGCTCGATTTCCGTTTGAAAGCTTTTGCTTACTGGCAAACTATTAAAATGCCGGATTGGGCACACCTGAATTTGCCGGAAATCGACTATCAATCCATCAGCTATTATGCGGCACCCAAAAAGAAGGAAGGTCCCAAGAACATGGATGAGGTGGACCCTGAACTGGTGAAAACGTTCAACAAGCTTGGTATTCCTCTTGAAGAGCAGATGATGCTTTCGGGCATGGCAGTGGATGCCGTGATGGATAGTGTGTCTGTAAAAACGACATTCAAAGAAAAGCTAGCTGAAATGGGAATCATCTTCTGCTCCTTCAGCGAGGCGGTGAAAGATTATCCTGATTTGGTGAAAAAGTACCTCGGTTCGGTAGTGCCTTACCGTGATAACTTCTTTGCCGCACTTAACTCGGCAGTATTCAGTGACGGTTCGTTTGTCTATATACCCAAAGGTATTCGTTGCCCAATGGAGCTTTCTACCTATTTCCGTATCAATGCAGCCAACACCGGACAGTTTGAGCGTACGCTCATAGTCGCTGATGACGATGCGTATGTAAGTTACCTCGAAGGTTGTACCGCTCCGATGCGTGACGAAAACCAGCTTCACGCTGCTATTGTAGAAATCGTTGCTCACGACCGTGCCGAAGTGAAATACTCGACGGTACAGAACTGGTATCCGGGAGACAAAAACGGTGTCGGGGGTATTTACAACTTTGTAACCAAGCGCGGACTTTGTAAAGGGGACAGTTCGAAAATCTCCTGGACACAGGTAGAGACCGGTTCTGCTATTACATGGAAATACCCGAGCTGTATCCTTGCCGGAGATAATTCTGTAGGAGAATTCTATTCTGTGGCCGTTACCAACAATCACCAGCAGGCTGATACTGGAACGAAAATGATTCACCTGGGAAAAAATACCAAAAGTACCATCGTATCAAAAGGTATCTCAGCCGGTCATAGCCAAAACAGTTACCGCGGTCTGGTAAAAATCACCAAACGTGCCGACAATGCCCGTAACCATTCGCAATGTGACAGCCTTCTGTTGGGAGATAAATGTGGAGCCCACACCTTCCCTTATATGGAAATCAATAACGAGACTGCAATGGTGGAGCACGAAGCAACCACTTCCAAAATCAGCGAAGACCAACTCTTCTACTGTAACCAGCGCGGGATTTCTACAGAAGATGCCGTAGGTCTCATTGTAAATGGTTACGCTAAAGAGGTTATGAATAAACTTCCGATGGAGTTTGCAGTAGAAGCCCAGAAACTGTTGCAAATTAGTTTGGAAGGTTCGGTAGGATAAAAGAACCTTATTTCTCCTGAAAGGAGCATAAGACAACTATTAATTCAATCAAAATATTGAAAGTCTTTCAATCGAGAATGTGGACTTTCACCAATAAACAGAGAAAACAATGCTAGAAATAAAGAACCTACACGCCAATATCAACGGCAAAGAAATATTGAGAGGGATTAACCTGACGGTTCGTCCCGGAGAAGTACACGCAATCATGGGACCTAACGGTTCCGGTAAAAGTACCCTTTCTTCAGTTTTGGCAGGAAATCCGGCTTTTACTGTAACTGACGGAGAGGTGAATTTCTATGGAAAGAATCTGCTGGACT comes from the Parabacteroides sp. FAFU027 genome and includes:
- a CDS encoding M48 family metallopeptidase, which produces MKSIYSDSELGNITIRLNSRAKKVIFKLTPEGLLATIPPGCTQKYFEEVLNQLRPRLLDFVTKKNTKTTLDESCSLKTHTFSIRIFRMERENFYFSRKAETLHIACPMNTDFEREEVRNLLVKGIERFLKADAKAYLPQRIRLLAERHKLNFNDVKINSSRGRWGSCSTHRSINLSFYLMLLPSHLIDYVLLHELTHTLEMNHSDRFWRKLDEFTGGQSLALRHELKAFKTHI
- a CDS encoding CvpA family protein, which encodes MNFIDWIIIILVGLGVAKGFLEGLVRQLVSLMGLVFGTWVAIHYADAAAVFLQKVHEFPEFVWKPLSFFLPFIVTLLVGNLIATIIQRILAGIGLGPLNQIAGAVFGGLKSALLLSILFNLLQLFDRNNRLIKSSTKEESFTYYPVVKVAPTIFPYLQKYFKYEKDSEQEA
- the sufB gene encoding Fe-S cluster assembly protein SufB translates to MQEEKEEKNILDEVTTGDYKYGFVTDIDTEIIPVGLNEDVVRLISAKKNEPEWLLDFRLKAFAYWQTIKMPDWAHLNLPEIDYQSISYYAAPKKKEGPKNMDEVDPELVKTFNKLGIPLEEQMMLSGMAVDAVMDSVSVKTTFKEKLAEMGIIFCSFSEAVKDYPDLVKKYLGSVVPYRDNFFAALNSAVFSDGSFVYIPKGIRCPMELSTYFRINAANTGQFERTLIVADDDAYVSYLEGCTAPMRDENQLHAAIVEIVAHDRAEVKYSTVQNWYPGDKNGVGGIYNFVTKRGLCKGDSSKISWTQVETGSAITWKYPSCILAGDNSVGEFYSVAVTNNHQQADTGTKMIHLGKNTKSTIVSKGISAGHSQNSYRGLVKITKRADNARNHSQCDSLLLGDKCGAHTFPYMEINNETAMVEHEATTSKISEDQLFYCNQRGISTEDAVGLIVNGYAKEVMNKLPMEFAVEAQKLLQISLEGSVG